Proteins encoded in a region of the Populus nigra chromosome 3, ddPopNigr1.1, whole genome shotgun sequence genome:
- the LOC133690299 gene encoding protein NUCLEAR FUSION DEFECTIVE 4-like, whose amino-acid sequence MYFVRACTPASGEDSSEHAHLLFTQGALIVLGLNVLTTTILNHIFHFSAPVSNTFLVIMVVLLMAPFAIPIKMTFHRMRVRKPEMHHQPVETPDSVIQEDNADKTEPLLKSSSSTTALGSFRENVEASEVAMLLAEGEGAVKKKRRPKRGEDFRFTEALIKADFWLLFFVYFVGVGSGVTVLNNLAQIGIAQGVHDTTILLSLFSFCNFVGRLGGGIVSEHFVRTKTIPRTIWMTCTQVMMIITYLLFASSIDGILYAATALLGICYGVQFSIMIPTVSELFGLKHFGLFYNFMSLGNPLGAFLFSGLLAGYVYDTEAAKQQVPNFLSNSSISCLGPNCFRLTFLVLAGACGLGSILSIILTMRIRPVYEMLYAGGSFRLPQTSNH is encoded by the exons ATGTATTTTGTAAGAGCTTGTACCCCTGCATCAGGTGAAGACTCTTCAGAACACGCCCATTTGCTTTTCACTCAAGGAGCTCTTATTGTACTCGGCTTAAATGTCCTAACAACCACCATATTGAATCACATATTTCATTTCAGTGCTCCGGTATCTAATACCTTTCTTGTTATAATGGTTGTCCTTCTCATGGCTCCATTTGCAATACCCATAAAAATGACATTTCACCGCATGAGAGTCAGGAAACCAGAGATGCATCACCAGCCAGTTGAGACTCCAGACAGTGTGATACAAGAAGACAACGCAGACAAAACCGAACCACTGCTGAAATCATCTTCATCAACAACAGCCCTCGGAAGTTTTCGGGAAAACGTTGAGGCATCTGAGGTGGCTATGCTTCTAGCTGAGGGTGAAGGGgctgtgaagaagaagaggagaccCAAGAGAGGGGAGGATTTCAGATTTACTGAAGCCCTAATAAAGGCTGATTTCTGGCTTCTTTTCTTTGTGTACTTTGTGGGTGTTGGATCTGGGGTAACGGTGCTCAATAATCTGGCCCAGATAGGAATTGCACAAGGCGTGCATGATACTACCATCTTGTTGTCGCTCTTCAGCTTTTGCAATTTTGTGGGGCGTCTTGGTGGGGGTATTGTGTCTGAACATTTTGTCAG AACAAAAACAATCCCTCGGACAATATGGATGACATGCACTCAAGTAATGATGATCATAACGTACCTGTTGTTTGCTTCTTCAATTGATGGTATCCTTTACGCCGCAACAGCATTACTTGGGATCTGCTATGGAGTTCAGTTCTCGATAATGATACCGACTGTCTCTGAGCTTTTCGGCTTGAAgcattttggtttattttacaACTTCATGTCACTAGGAAATCCTCTCGGTGCGTTCCTTTTCTCAGGTCTCCTGGCAGGCTATGTATATGATACTGAAGCAGCAAAGCAGCAGGTACCAAATTTTCTGTCCAATTCAAGCATCTCCTGCTTGGGTCCAAATTGCTTCAGGCTCACCTTCTTGGTTCTGGCTGGTGCCTGCGGTTTGGGCTCCATCTTGAGCATTATTCTAACTATGAGGATAAGGCCAGTCTATGAGATGCTTTATGCTGGGGGTTCTTTCAGGCTTCCTCAAACTTCAAACCACTAA
- the LOC133689457 gene encoding cuscuta receptor 1-like yields the protein MKAYGIFIGTGDELLRLRNLESLGLNGNRFNDSALSSLKGLSSLKSLDIAYNKLEGSFNVTELDALINLERLDLEGNEIDKFVLSKDTRGFGNVSFISLSQSTSNGRALPFTLLQSLTKFPNLRTLYLDENNLEGSFGTTLDKDLASLKNLEELDLSFSTVDNSFLQIVRKITTLKSLRLNGCRLNGSIPKAQEFAGLSQLKHLQNLEMSGNDLSGALPWCLANLTSLQQLHMSSNNFVGDISFSPLTSLTSIRELSLSDNHFQIPVSLSSFLNHSQLKYFDGSNNEIYVEELEEHNLAPKFQLENNTNLNELHLVNNSLSGTFQLPIHPHQNLNELDISNNNFESHIPREIASYFPSLILLSMSDNHFSGHVPSSFDFLLYLRVLDLSNNNISGTLPSFLNSSDLLHVYLSRNMLQGSLEHAFQKSFDLITLDLSHNHLTGSIPKWIGESSQLSFLLLGYNNLHGSIPTQLCKLNKLSFIDLSHNNFSGHILPFLRFKSIIRFILRGGYPSEFNLRKPLVIATKSLSYPYPPSILYYMTGMDLSCNSLSGAIPPEIGNLNHIRVLNLSNNHLIGPIPQTLSNLSEVESLDLSNNSLNGEIPPQLVQLHFLAYFIVANNNLSGKTPDMVAQFSTFNKSSYEGNPLLCGPPLLNSCTKEVPPPPPGPSTDEKEESSVIIDAQVFCVSFVVTYIMVLLGIAAVLYINPDWRRAWFYFIEKSINTCYYFVADNLLKPFRIREWKPLV from the exons ATGAAAGCTTATGGTATTTTTATAGGTACTGGTGACGAATTACTGAGGTTAAGAAATCTGGAATCCCTTGGTTTGAATGGTAATCGCTTCAATGACAGTGCCTTATCATCCCTCAAGGGTCTTTCATCTCTCAAATCCCTGGATATAGCGTACAACAAACTTGAAGGATCATTCAATGTGACTG AGCTGGATGCTTTGATCAACTTAGAGAGACTGGATCTAGAGGGAAACGAGATTGACAAATTTGTGTTATCCAAAG ATACTAGAGGTTTTGGAAATGTAAGCTTCATTTCATTATCTCAGAGCACCTCAAATGGAAGAGCTCTACCATTTACATTGCTGCAATCGTTGACGAAATTCCCAAACCTCAGGACCCTTTATTTGGATGAGAATAATCTTGAAGGAAGTTTCGGAACAACATTAGATAAAG ACTTGGCTTCTCTCAAGAATTTAGAAGAGTTGGATTTGAGTTTCTCCACTGTCGATAATAGCTTTCTGCAAATAGTAAGGAAGATTACTACTCTAAAGAGTTTACGCTTGAATGGCTGTCGACTCAATGGCTCCATCCCTAAAGCCCAAG AATTCGCAGGCCTATCTCAGTTAAAGCATCTCCAAAATCTAGAAATGAGTGGGAATGATCTCAGTGGTGCTTTGCCTTGGTGTTTGGCAAATTTGACATCCCTTCAACAATTACATATGTCTTCCAATAACTTTGTTGGAGACATTTCCTTCTCTCCTCTTACAAGTCTCACATCCATCCGAGAGTTATCACTTTCAGACAACCACTTTCAGATCCCCGTCTCATTGAGCTCATTTCTCAACCATTCACAACTCAAGTATTTCGATGGTAGCAATAACGAAATATATGTTGAAGAATTAGAGGAGCATAATTTGGCCCCAAAGTTCCAGTTAGAGAACAACACAAACCTAAATGAACTCCATTTGGTCAACAATTCTCTTTCAGGGACTTTTCAATTGCCAATTCATCCTCATCAGAATTTGAATGAATTAGATATTTCTAACAATAACTTCGAAAGCCACATTCCTAGAGAAATAGCATCATATTTTCCAAGTTTAATACTTTTATCCATGTCTGACAACCACTTCAGTGGTCACGTTCCCTCTTCATTTGACTTTCTGTTGTATCTTCGAGTTTTGGACCTCTCAAATAACAACATCTCTGGAACCTTACCATCTTTCTTAAATTCTTCAGACCTCCTGCATGTTTATCTGTCACGAAATATGCTACAAGGATCCCTAGAACATGCATTTCAGAAATCCTTTGATCTAATAACGTTGGATCTTAGCCATAATCATTTGACTGGTAGCATTCCAAAATGGATTGGTGAGTCTTCCCAACTCAGCTTTCTTCTCTTGGGTTATAATAATCTTCATGGCAGTATACCCACGCAATTGTGCAAGTTGAACAAATTAAGCTTCATTGATCTTtctcataataatttttctGGTCATATTCTACCTTTCCTAAGATTTAAAAGCATTATTCGGTTCATCCTCCGCGGAGGATATCCTTCTGAGTTTAATCTTCGAAAACCATTGGTTATTGCAACAAAGAGTCTGTCCTATCCTTATCCGCCAAGTATTTTGTACTACATGACCGGAATGGATCTCTCCTGCAACAGTTTGTCAGGTGCGATTCCTCCTGAAATTGGGAATCTCAACCACATTCGTGTATTGAACCTGTCCAACAATCATTTAATAGGCCCAATCCcacaaactctttcaaatttGAGTGAAGTTGAGAGCTTGGACCTTTCCAATAACAGCTTGAATGGGGAAATCCCTCCTCAACTTGTACAATTGCATTTTCTTGCCTATTTTATTGTAGCCAACAATAACCTGTCTGGTAAGACTCCTGATATGGTTGCACAATTCTCAACATTCAATAAGAGCAGCTACGAGGGAAATCCCTTACTTTGTGGACCACCACTGCTTAACAGTTGCACCAAAGAagtaccaccaccaccacctggGCCTTCTACTGATGAGAAAGAAGAGAGTAGCGTCATCATTGATGCACAAGTTTTCTGTGTGAGCTTTGTTGTGACGTACATCATGGTGCTGTTGGGAATAGCTGCAGTTTTGTACATAAACCCAGACTGGCGGCGAGCATGGTTTTATTTCATTGAGAAGAGCATCAACACTTGCTACTACTTTGTTGCGGACAATCTTCTTAAGCCATTCAGAATCAGAGAATGGAAGCCTTTGGTATAA
- the LOC133687760 gene encoding protein NUCLEAR FUSION DEFECTIVE 4-like isoform X1 — MVNLKAGTRPPWVGLGAAVWVQIASGNAYNFPLYSHSLKSVLGFNQHQLTMLGVANDVGENVGLIPGIACNKFPPWVILLIGALSCFFGYGVLWLALSSKVQSLPYWLLCLALCVATNSSAWLSTAVLVTNMRNFPLSRGTVAGVLKGYGGISAAVFTEIYSTLLRNSSSKLLMFLALGIPVLCFIVMYFVRACTPASGEDSSEHAHFLFTQGALIVLGLYVLTTTILNHIFHFSAPVCNTFLVIMVVLLMAPFAIPIKMTFHRMRVSKPEMHHQPVETPDSVIQEDNADKTEPLLKSSSSTTALGSFRENVEASEVAMLLAEGEGAVKKKRRPKRGEDFRFTEALIKADFWLLFFVYFVGVGSGVTVLNNLAQIGIAQGVHDTTILLSLFSFCNFVGRLGGGIVSEHFVRSKTIPRTIWMTCTQVMMIITYLLFASAIDGILYAATALLGICYGVQFSIMIPTVSELFGLKHFGLFYNFMSLGNPLGAFLFSGLLAGYVYDNEAAKQQVPNLLSNSSISCLGPNCFRLTFLVLAGACGLGSILSIILTMRIRPVYEMLYAGGSFRLPQTSNH; from the exons ATGGTGAACCTGAAAGCTGGGACAAGGCCGCCATGGGTTGGACTTGGAGCAGCAGTTTGGGTGCAAATAGCATCAGGGAATGCTTACAATTTCCCTCTTTATTCCCATTCTTTAAAATCTGTTCTGGGATTTAACCAGCACCAGCTTACCATGCTTGGTGTTGCTAATGATGTTGGTGAGAATGTTGGACTCATTCCTGGTATTGCTTGCAACAAGTTCCCTCCTTGGGTGATTCTCTTGATTGGTGCTCTTTCCTGCTTCTTTGGTTATGGTGTTCTTTGGCTTGCTCTTAGCAGTAAAGTACAATCCTTGCCTTATTGGCTG CTATGCCTTGCTCTCTGTGTTGCCACCAATAGTAGTGCTTGGTTGAGCACAGCTGTTCTTGTAACCAACATGAGAAACTTTCCTCTTAGTAGAGGCACTGTTGCTGGTGTTCTTAAAGGTTACGGTGGAATCAGTGCTGCAGTATTTACTGAAATTTATAGTACTCTGCTCCGCAATTCCTCATCTAAGCTTCTGATGTTTCTTGCACTTGGAATTCCTGTTCTGTGTTTCATAGTCATGTATTTTGTAAGAGCTTGTACCCCTGCATCAGGTGAAGACTCTTCAGAACACGCCCATTTTCTTTTCACTCAAGGAGCTCTTATTGTACTCGGCTTATATGTCCTAACAACCACCATATTGAATCACATATTTCATTTCAGTGCTCCGGTATGTAATACCTTTCTTGTTATAATGGTTGTCCTTCTCATGGCTCCATTTGCAATACCCATAAAAATGACATTTCACCGCATGAGAGTCAGTAAACCAGAGATGCATCACCAGCCAGTTGAGACTCCAGACAGTGTGATACAAGAAGACAACGCAGACAAAACCGAACCACTGCTGAAATCATCTTCATCAACAACAGCCCTTGGAAGTTTTCGGGAAAATGTTGAGGCATCTGAGGTGGCTATGCTTCTAGCTGAGGGTGAAGGGgctgtgaagaagaagaggagaccCAAAAGAGGGGAGGATTTCAGATTTACTGAAGCCCTAATAAAGGCTGATTTCTGGCTTCTTTTCTTTGTGTACTTTGTGGGTGTTGGATCTGGGGTAACGGTGCTAAATAATCTGGCCCAGATAGGAATTGCACAAGGCGTGCATGATACTACCATCTTGTTGTCGCTCTTCAGCTTTTGCAATTTTGTGGGGCGTCTTGGTGGGGGTATTGTGTCTGAACATTTTGTCAG ATCAAAAACAATCCCTCGGACAATATGGATGACGTGCACTCAAGTAATGATGATCATAACGTACCTGTTGTTTGCTTCTGCAATTGATGGTATCCTTTACGCCGCAACAGCATTACTTGGGATCTGCTATGGAGTTCAGTTCTCGATAATGATACCGACTGTCTCTGAGCTTTTCGGCTTGAAgcattttggtttattttacaACTTCATGTCACTAGGAAATCCTCTCGGTGCGTTCCTTTTCTCAGGTCTCCTGGCAGGCTATGTATATGATAACGAGGCAGCAAAGCAGCAGGTACCAAATTTGCTGTCCAATTCAAGCATCTCCTGCTTGGGTCCAAATTGCTTCAGGCTCACCTTCTTGGTTCTGGCTGGTGCCTGCGGTTTGGGCTCCATCTTGAGCATTATTCTAACTATGAGGATAAGGCCTGTCTATGAGATGCTTTATGCTGGGGGTTCTTTCAGGCTTCCTCAAACTTCAAATCACTAA
- the LOC133687760 gene encoding protein NUCLEAR FUSION DEFECTIVE 4-like isoform X2, whose translation MNSLLCLALCVATNSSAWLSTAVLVTNMRNFPLSRGTVAGVLKGYGGISAAVFTEIYSTLLRNSSSKLLMFLALGIPVLCFIVMYFVRACTPASGEDSSEHAHFLFTQGALIVLGLYVLTTTILNHIFHFSAPVCNTFLVIMVVLLMAPFAIPIKMTFHRMRVSKPEMHHQPVETPDSVIQEDNADKTEPLLKSSSSTTALGSFRENVEASEVAMLLAEGEGAVKKKRRPKRGEDFRFTEALIKADFWLLFFVYFVGVGSGVTVLNNLAQIGIAQGVHDTTILLSLFSFCNFVGRLGGGIVSEHFVRSKTIPRTIWMTCTQVMMIITYLLFASAIDGILYAATALLGICYGVQFSIMIPTVSELFGLKHFGLFYNFMSLGNPLGAFLFSGLLAGYVYDNEAAKQQVPNLLSNSSISCLGPNCFRLTFLVLAGACGLGSILSIILTMRIRPVYEMLYAGGSFRLPQTSNH comes from the exons ATGAATAGCCTG CTATGCCTTGCTCTCTGTGTTGCCACCAATAGTAGTGCTTGGTTGAGCACAGCTGTTCTTGTAACCAACATGAGAAACTTTCCTCTTAGTAGAGGCACTGTTGCTGGTGTTCTTAAAGGTTACGGTGGAATCAGTGCTGCAGTATTTACTGAAATTTATAGTACTCTGCTCCGCAATTCCTCATCTAAGCTTCTGATGTTTCTTGCACTTGGAATTCCTGTTCTGTGTTTCATAGTCATGTATTTTGTAAGAGCTTGTACCCCTGCATCAGGTGAAGACTCTTCAGAACACGCCCATTTTCTTTTCACTCAAGGAGCTCTTATTGTACTCGGCTTATATGTCCTAACAACCACCATATTGAATCACATATTTCATTTCAGTGCTCCGGTATGTAATACCTTTCTTGTTATAATGGTTGTCCTTCTCATGGCTCCATTTGCAATACCCATAAAAATGACATTTCACCGCATGAGAGTCAGTAAACCAGAGATGCATCACCAGCCAGTTGAGACTCCAGACAGTGTGATACAAGAAGACAACGCAGACAAAACCGAACCACTGCTGAAATCATCTTCATCAACAACAGCCCTTGGAAGTTTTCGGGAAAATGTTGAGGCATCTGAGGTGGCTATGCTTCTAGCTGAGGGTGAAGGGgctgtgaagaagaagaggagaccCAAAAGAGGGGAGGATTTCAGATTTACTGAAGCCCTAATAAAGGCTGATTTCTGGCTTCTTTTCTTTGTGTACTTTGTGGGTGTTGGATCTGGGGTAACGGTGCTAAATAATCTGGCCCAGATAGGAATTGCACAAGGCGTGCATGATACTACCATCTTGTTGTCGCTCTTCAGCTTTTGCAATTTTGTGGGGCGTCTTGGTGGGGGTATTGTGTCTGAACATTTTGTCAG ATCAAAAACAATCCCTCGGACAATATGGATGACGTGCACTCAAGTAATGATGATCATAACGTACCTGTTGTTTGCTTCTGCAATTGATGGTATCCTTTACGCCGCAACAGCATTACTTGGGATCTGCTATGGAGTTCAGTTCTCGATAATGATACCGACTGTCTCTGAGCTTTTCGGCTTGAAgcattttggtttattttacaACTTCATGTCACTAGGAAATCCTCTCGGTGCGTTCCTTTTCTCAGGTCTCCTGGCAGGCTATGTATATGATAACGAGGCAGCAAAGCAGCAGGTACCAAATTTGCTGTCCAATTCAAGCATCTCCTGCTTGGGTCCAAATTGCTTCAGGCTCACCTTCTTGGTTCTGGCTGGTGCCTGCGGTTTGGGCTCCATCTTGAGCATTATTCTAACTATGAGGATAAGGCCTGTCTATGAGATGCTTTATGCTGGGGGTTCTTTCAGGCTTCCTCAAACTTCAAATCACTAA